In one Streptomyces sp. NBC_00597 genomic region, the following are encoded:
- a CDS encoding SseB family protein, with protein sequence MGLTEEIADYREGRGDPGRLVGEFRRAALLVPVAGTAAAAAGGAGGDAAGGLMSALSGGIRWFYAFTDEQALFRFARARGEDGREWPFLAVLGARLVDAVVPQVDGPAGVAVNVADADGSMLFPPVAGIVPDECAVDVAADRAAGRAAGGAVA encoded by the coding sequence ATGGGGTTGACCGAAGAGATCGCCGACTACCGCGAGGGCCGGGGGGATCCGGGGCGTTTGGTGGGCGAGTTCCGCCGCGCCGCCCTGCTCGTTCCGGTCGCCGGCACTGCCGCTGCCGCTGCTGGCGGCGCTGGTGGTGACGCCGCCGGTGGGCTGATGTCGGCCCTGTCGGGCGGGATCCGCTGGTTCTACGCGTTCACCGACGAGCAGGCGCTGTTCCGGTTCGCCCGGGCCCGTGGGGAGGACGGCCGCGAGTGGCCGTTCCTGGCGGTCCTCGGCGCGCGGCTCGTCGATGCGGTCGTTCCGCAGGTGGACGGGCCGGCCGGGGTGGCGGTGAACGTGGCCGATGCGGACGGCTCGATGCTGTTCCCGCCGGTCGCGGGGATCGTCCCCGATGAGTGTGCCGTCGACGTCGCTGCCGACCGGGCTGCCGGCCGCGCCGCCGGCGGGGCGGTGGCCTGA
- a CDS encoding polyphosphate kinase 2 family protein: MADGRAERIADFVEPLRVRPGSKVHLERDFDPRYKAGMKKREGVELLQTGVSLLAEYQERLAAQDTYGVVLCLQALDAGGKDGTIRHVMSGVNPQGVRVSSFKVPSSEELDHDYLWRYAQRLPARGEIAIFNRSHYEEVLVVRVHPEILLRQKLPEHGPGTGIWDRRYREINRWERYLTDNGFKVVKIFLNLSKEEQRTRFLKRIDLPEKNWKFSAADVRERRRWDDYQLAFSEMLSATSTRWAPWYVVPADRKWFARICAAAVLAHTLMDIDPQFPVMAPEARKDLLVTKRSLEREAPAGAPADPYAARHPSADRAGGHGKKTRKKRG; this comes from the coding sequence ATGGCGGACGGGAGAGCCGAACGCATCGCGGATTTCGTCGAGCCGCTACGGGTGCGACCGGGATCGAAGGTGCACCTGGAACGGGACTTCGATCCCCGCTACAAGGCAGGTATGAAGAAGCGGGAAGGCGTCGAGCTGCTCCAGACCGGGGTGTCGTTGCTGGCCGAGTACCAGGAGCGGCTGGCCGCCCAGGACACGTACGGCGTGGTGCTGTGCCTCCAGGCGCTCGACGCCGGCGGCAAGGACGGGACGATCCGCCACGTGATGAGCGGCGTCAATCCCCAGGGCGTACGGGTCAGCAGCTTCAAGGTGCCGTCCTCCGAGGAACTCGACCACGACTACCTGTGGCGTTACGCCCAGCGGCTGCCCGCGCGCGGCGAGATCGCGATCTTCAACCGCTCGCACTACGAGGAGGTCCTCGTCGTACGGGTCCACCCCGAGATCCTCCTGCGGCAGAAGCTCCCGGAGCACGGGCCCGGGACGGGCATCTGGGACCGCCGCTACCGGGAGATCAACCGCTGGGAGCGCTATCTCACGGACAACGGGTTCAAGGTCGTGAAGATCTTCCTGAACCTGTCCAAGGAGGAGCAGCGCACCCGCTTCCTGAAGCGGATCGACCTGCCGGAGAAGAACTGGAAGTTCTCCGCGGCCGACGTCCGGGAGCGGCGCCGGTGGGACGACTACCAGCTCGCGTTCTCCGAGATGCTGTCCGCCACGAGTACGCGCTGGGCGCCGTGGTACGTCGTACCGGCGGACCGGAAGTGGTTCGCGCGGATCTGCGCGGCGGCGGTCCTCGCGCACACGCTGATGGATATCGATCCGCAGTTCCCCGTGATGGCGCCGGAGGCGCGCAAGGACCTCCTCGTCACGAAGCGGAGCCTGGAGCGGGAGGCCCCTGCCGGGGCCCCGGCCGATCCGTACGCCGCCCGGCACCCGTCGGCGGACCGGGCCGGCGGGCACGGGAAGAAGACGCGAAAGAAGCGCGGCTAG
- a CDS encoding putative T7SS-secreted protein yields MGWRDYIPDSVEDLAEDAAEGVGDAIEWAGDKTADLAEEVGLDDAGDWIRDKSRSAANRLGADVAELELGQTEDPKKLVYGSPSKIREQVAHLNDFRKAFESVGNGLKSLTRPDGLKGETAGAFRDSVAKEPPRWFKASDAFGKAADAMGRFAETVEWAQGKAKEALDDYNKAKKASEDARTAHNKLVNAYNDAYTAKKDNLPPRPGKDYPDPGKAMATAAQDKLDNARKQRNEVAENLRTAIKAARDAAPPKPSYTEQLGDGLDYLDLATTHLLGGVVKGTAGIANFARALNPMDPYNLTHPAEYLTSLNSTAAGLVTMANDPWGAGKQMLDDFMKDPSEGVGKLLPELIGSKGLGSLKKVGSAARHLDDVKGPKVRERVEDSPDGTHNTADGDRNGAGDPVDLATGRMFLPQTDIELPGILPLVFTRRTESGCPVGRFLGPAWTSTVDERLEIDEAGVIHVTAEGLLIAYPHPAPGLPTRPDKGRARTLLARDADGDYTVTEPDSGLVFHFAAPSGSEPGGDGEAWLCAITERNGHTITVDRDEDGLPLALVHSAGHRVNFTVGDGLVTALSLAGAGEGGADLPLMGYGYEDGNLTTATKPSGATTRFVYDDRRRVIAWIDSNASRYDYVYDDRDRVVAEGGEAGHIQITLSYTEPDPQTGHHTTTLTTPDGHATRHLFGPGCKLLAITDPLGHTTRFTYDPRGNLLSRTDPLGLTTVFSYDEEGRAVRAVRPDGSELHTVRGPFGLPVEVFAPDGARMLHEYDERGNRTAVTDPAGATTRYTYDDGARLTSLTDAGGATTHVVCDAAGLPVEVTDPAGAVTRTERDALGRPVLITDPVGGVTRLEWSADGQLARRTGPDGATESWTYDGEGNLLARTDATGAVTRFEYTHCDLPVARTGPDGARYEFEHDSALRLTRVTNPHGLTWTYTYDAADNIVSETDFDGRTLTYRLDAAGRLAARVDALGGTIAFERDQLGQAITKDVDGRVTHYAYDRAGRLLEAAGPDGELRYQYDRRGRTKTELVDGRPISYAYDVLGRRTRRTTPTGHVTSYAYAYGADGQAHRLTTGGHRVDFTHDAAGRELARAFGDTITMTSAWDEAGRLSEQQVTAAGRSVNSRAYGYRADGHLTSVADRLAGTRTFDLDRAGRVTAVHAQGWTERYAYDDAGNQTSASWPSGHPGGEATGPRTYTGTSLTRAGGVRFEYDALGRVTLRQKTRLSRKPDTWRYAWDTENRLTSVTTPDGTRWRYRYDPLGRRIAKQRLAGDGESVAEEVRFTWDGLTLCEQTSHQPHQPNTVALTWDHRGGVPLAQTERILTADDRQEEIDRRFFAIATDLIGTPTELIDESGDIAWRSRATLWGTTAWSRDSSTYTPLRFPGQYYDPETGLHYNLFRHYDPETGRYTSPDPLGLAPAPNPVAYVSNPHGGCDPLGLMPKYTKEEKAEKRLNKVVDDVIERAEDGGFRKHSEYHGDTRHAMSDERVTEILKNPDAVYQSTGTGQRLIFRQGEDIVVLDGPGQTQGQAITAYGSSGLKGDSGAKALGGNPTDPHPPITHQDLVDGKVPLKDGYMAPAKQIR; encoded by the coding sequence ATGGGCTGGCGCGACTACATACCCGACTCCGTCGAGGACCTTGCCGAGGACGCCGCCGAGGGGGTCGGCGACGCCATCGAATGGGCCGGCGACAAGACCGCCGACCTGGCGGAGGAAGTCGGCCTCGACGATGCGGGCGACTGGATCCGGGACAAGTCACGCTCCGCCGCCAACCGGCTCGGCGCCGACGTCGCGGAACTCGAACTCGGCCAGACCGAGGACCCGAAGAAGCTGGTCTACGGCAGCCCTTCGAAGATCCGCGAGCAGGTCGCCCACCTGAACGACTTCAGGAAGGCCTTCGAATCCGTCGGCAACGGCCTCAAGAGCCTCACCCGGCCGGACGGGCTCAAGGGCGAGACCGCCGGCGCGTTCCGCGATTCGGTCGCGAAGGAGCCGCCGCGCTGGTTCAAGGCCTCCGACGCCTTCGGGAAGGCCGCCGACGCCATGGGCCGTTTCGCGGAGACGGTCGAGTGGGCCCAGGGCAAGGCCAAGGAGGCGCTCGACGACTACAACAAGGCGAAGAAGGCCTCCGAGGACGCCCGCACCGCCCACAACAAGCTCGTCAACGCATACAACGACGCGTACACGGCGAAGAAGGACAACCTGCCGCCCCGCCCGGGGAAGGACTACCCCGACCCGGGCAAGGCCATGGCCACGGCCGCGCAGGACAAGCTCGACAACGCCCGCAAGCAGCGCAACGAGGTCGCCGAGAACCTCCGCACCGCCATCAAGGCGGCCCGGGACGCCGCCCCGCCCAAGCCCTCGTACACCGAGCAGCTCGGCGACGGCCTCGACTACCTGGACCTCGCCACCACCCACCTGCTCGGCGGCGTCGTCAAGGGCACGGCCGGCATCGCCAACTTCGCCCGCGCGCTCAACCCGATGGACCCCTACAACCTCACCCACCCCGCCGAGTACCTCACCAGCCTGAACTCGACGGCCGCGGGCCTGGTCACCATGGCCAACGACCCGTGGGGCGCCGGCAAGCAGATGCTCGACGACTTCATGAAGGACCCGTCCGAAGGCGTCGGCAAGCTCCTCCCCGAACTCATCGGCTCCAAGGGCCTGGGCTCGCTGAAGAAGGTCGGCTCCGCCGCCCGGCACCTCGACGACGTCAAGGGCCCGAAGGTGCGCGAACGGGTGGAAGATTCCCCGGACGGCACCCACAACACCGCGGACGGCGACCGCAACGGCGCCGGCGACCCGGTGGACCTCGCCACGGGCCGGATGTTCCTGCCCCAGACCGACATCGAACTCCCCGGCATCCTGCCGCTGGTCTTCACCCGCCGCACGGAATCCGGCTGCCCGGTCGGGCGCTTCCTCGGGCCGGCCTGGACGTCCACGGTCGACGAGCGGTTGGAGATCGACGAGGCCGGCGTCATCCACGTCACCGCCGAAGGCCTCCTGATCGCGTACCCGCACCCGGCTCCCGGTCTGCCCACCCGGCCGGACAAGGGCAGGGCCCGTACCCTGCTGGCCCGCGACGCCGACGGCGACTACACGGTCACCGAGCCCGACAGCGGCCTGGTCTTCCACTTCGCCGCCCCCTCCGGAAGCGAACCGGGCGGCGACGGCGAAGCGTGGCTCTGCGCCATCACCGAGCGCAACGGCCACACCATCACCGTCGACCGGGACGAGGACGGTCTGCCGCTGGCCCTGGTGCACTCGGCCGGCCACCGGGTGAACTTCACCGTGGGAGACGGCCTGGTCACCGCCCTGTCGTTGGCCGGCGCGGGCGAGGGCGGCGCGGACCTGCCCCTGATGGGCTACGGCTACGAGGACGGCAACCTCACCACGGCCACCAAGCCGTCGGGCGCCACCACCCGCTTCGTCTACGACGACCGCCGCCGCGTCATCGCCTGGATCGACTCCAACGCCAGCCGCTACGACTACGTCTACGACGACCGCGACCGCGTCGTGGCGGAGGGCGGCGAGGCCGGCCACATCCAGATCACCCTGTCGTACACCGAGCCCGACCCGCAGACGGGCCACCACACCACCACCTTGACCACCCCCGACGGACACGCGACCCGCCACCTCTTCGGCCCCGGCTGCAAACTCCTGGCGATCACCGATCCGCTCGGCCACACCACCCGCTTCACCTACGATCCGCGCGGCAACCTGCTGTCCCGCACCGACCCGCTGGGCCTCACGACCGTCTTCTCGTACGACGAGGAGGGCCGCGCCGTCCGCGCCGTCCGCCCCGACGGGAGCGAACTGCACACCGTGCGCGGCCCGTTCGGCCTGCCCGTGGAAGTCTTCGCGCCGGACGGCGCACGCATGCTCCACGAGTACGACGAACGGGGCAACCGCACGGCGGTCACCGACCCGGCCGGCGCCACCACCCGCTACACCTACGACGACGGGGCCCGCCTCACCTCGCTCACCGACGCCGGGGGAGCCACGACCCACGTGGTGTGCGACGCGGCGGGGCTGCCCGTGGAGGTGACCGACCCGGCCGGCGCCGTGACCCGCACGGAGCGCGACGCCCTCGGCCGACCGGTCCTCATCACCGATCCTGTGGGCGGTGTCACCCGCCTGGAATGGAGCGCCGACGGGCAGCTCGCCCGGCGCACCGGCCCCGACGGAGCCACCGAGTCGTGGACGTACGACGGCGAGGGCAACCTGCTCGCCCGCACCGACGCGACCGGCGCGGTCACCCGCTTCGAGTACACCCACTGCGACCTGCCGGTCGCCCGCACCGGACCCGACGGCGCACGCTACGAGTTCGAGCACGACTCCGCGCTGCGCCTCACCCGCGTCACCAATCCGCACGGGCTGACCTGGACGTACACGTACGACGCCGCCGACAACATCGTCTCCGAGACCGACTTCGACGGCCGCACCCTCACCTACCGGCTGGACGCCGCGGGCCGGTTGGCCGCCCGCGTCGACGCGCTCGGCGGGACCATCGCGTTCGAACGCGACCAGCTCGGCCAGGCGATCACCAAGGACGTCGACGGCCGGGTGACGCACTACGCCTACGACCGGGCCGGACGGCTGCTGGAGGCGGCCGGACCGGACGGGGAACTGCGCTACCAGTACGACCGTCGCGGACGCACCAAGACCGAACTGGTCGACGGCCGCCCCATCAGCTACGCCTACGACGTCCTGGGCCGCCGCACCCGCCGCACCACACCCACCGGACACGTCACCTCCTACGCCTACGCCTACGGCGCCGACGGACAGGCCCACCGCCTCACCACCGGGGGCCACCGGGTCGACTTCACCCACGACGCCGCCGGCCGCGAGCTCGCACGCGCCTTCGGCGACACGATCACCATGACCTCGGCCTGGGACGAGGCCGGACGGCTCTCCGAGCAGCAGGTGACCGCCGCGGGGCGCTCCGTCAACAGCCGTGCCTACGGCTACCGCGCCGACGGCCATCTGACATCCGTCGCGGACCGGCTGGCGGGCACCCGCACCTTCGACCTCGACCGGGCGGGCCGGGTGACCGCCGTCCATGCCCAGGGCTGGACGGAGCGGTACGCCTACGACGACGCCGGCAACCAGACCTCGGCGTCCTGGCCCTCCGGCCACCCCGGCGGTGAGGCCACCGGCCCGCGCACGTACACGGGAACCAGCCTCACCCGCGCCGGAGGCGTCCGCTTCGAGTACGACGCCCTCGGCCGCGTCACCCTGCGGCAGAAGACCCGGCTCTCCCGCAAGCCGGACACCTGGCGCTACGCGTGGGACACCGAGAACCGCCTCACCTCCGTCACCACCCCCGACGGGACGCGGTGGAGGTACCGCTACGACCCGCTCGGCCGCCGCATCGCGAAGCAGCGCCTGGCGGGCGACGGGGAGAGCGTGGCCGAGGAGGTCCGCTTCACCTGGGACGGCCTGACCCTGTGCGAACAGACCAGCCACCAGCCGCACCAGCCGAACACGGTCGCCCTCACCTGGGACCACCGCGGCGGCGTCCCCCTGGCCCAGACCGAGCGCATCCTCACGGCCGACGACCGCCAGGAGGAGATCGACCGCCGGTTCTTCGCCATCGCCACCGACCTCATCGGCACCCCCACCGAACTGATCGACGAGTCCGGCGACATCGCCTGGCGCTCCCGGGCCACCCTGTGGGGCACCACCGCCTGGTCACGCGACAGCAGCACCTACACCCCGCTCCGCTTCCCCGGCCAGTACTACGACCCCGAGACCGGTCTTCACTACAACCTGTTCCGCCACTACGACCCGGAAACCGGCCGCTACACCTCCCCGGACCCCCTCGGGCTGGCCCCCGCCCCGAACCCCGTCGCGTACGTGTCCAACCCGCACGGCGGGTGCGACCCCCTGGGCCTCATGCCCAAGTACACGAAGGAGGAGAAGGCAGAGAAACGACTCAACAAGGTCGTGGACGACGTCATCGAGAGGGCAGAGGACGGGGGGTTCAGGAAGCACAGTGAGTACCACGGGGACACGAGGCACGCGATGAGCGACGAACGGGTCACTGAAATCCTGAAGAATCCGGATGCCGTGTACCAGTCGACGGGAACAGGCCAGAGGCTCATCTTCCGGCAGGGCGAGGACATCGTCGTGCTTGACGGGCCCGGCCAGACCCAGGGCCAGGCCATTACGGCCTATGGCTCGTCCGGGCTCAAGGGCGATTCCGGCGCGAAGGCGCTCGGCGGGAATCCCACGGACCCCCACCCGCCGATAACCCACCAGGACCTCGTGGACGGCAAGGTTCCGCTGAAGGACGGATACATGGCCCCGGCAAAGCAGATCAGATGA
- the panD gene encoding aspartate 1-decarboxylase, which produces MFRTMMKSKIHRATVTQADLHYVGSVTVSSDLMEAADLLPGEKVDIVNINNGARLSTYVIEGPRDSGIIGINGAAARLVSPGDLVILIAYAQVSDAEARDLKPHVVFVDERNTVLSEGSDPADAPAGTGLLRGDLVAG; this is translated from the coding sequence ATGTTCCGCACCATGATGAAGTCCAAGATCCACCGCGCGACGGTCACGCAGGCCGATCTGCACTACGTCGGCTCCGTGACGGTCAGCTCCGACCTCATGGAAGCCGCCGACCTGCTGCCCGGCGAGAAGGTCGACATCGTCAACATCAACAACGGCGCCCGGCTGTCCACGTACGTCATCGAGGGCCCCCGCGACTCCGGAATCATCGGGATCAACGGCGCAGCCGCCCGGCTCGTCAGCCCCGGCGACCTCGTCATCCTCATCGCGTACGCCCAGGTCTCGGACGCGGAAGCCCGCGACCTCAAGCCGCACGTGGTCTTCGTCGACGAGCGGAACACGGTGCTCTCCGAGGGCAGCGACCCCGCCGACGCCCCGGCCGGCACCGGCCTGCTCCGCGGCGACCTGGTCGCCGGGTGA
- a CDS encoding MFS transporter yields the protein MAETATSRQPSSAQRRILAPLALAQFICSFAGSNMNVMINDISEDLDTTVQGVQIAITIFLLVMAALMIPGGKLTDLYGRKRCLLVGLVIYGIGALLSAAAPGLGVLILGNSILEGVGTALLIPPVYILTTLIFTDLTSRARAFGVIMALGGIGAAAGPLIGGLITSWLSWRAAFVFQALVIVVIIVLSRGLRDPLPPDPTRPFDVTGAVLSATGLILVVMGILAADNNVWLMIALLVLGALVLLWFFLSVRAKERAGKEPLLSTSLFRDRTSNLGLVTQNVQWLLLMGSSFTIAAYLQVVRGYDAIQTGVVFTAATLGLLVSSLAAERLASRRPQRTLIMTGFIVTIAGVVILIAMAGSSPNPWALTPGLLLIGLGLGVMLTPSVNIVQSSFPEERQGEISGLSRSVSNLGSSLGTAVAGTILVAGLTTGAYAAAMITLAVIGLAGLAAAVLLPGRPSPAAARPEGDLGGSSRE from the coding sequence GTGGCCGAGACGGCGACCTCCCGGCAGCCGTCGAGCGCTCAGCGGCGCATCCTCGCCCCGCTGGCGCTCGCGCAGTTCATCTGCAGCTTCGCCGGGTCCAACATGAACGTGATGATCAATGACATCAGCGAGGACCTCGACACCACCGTCCAGGGGGTGCAGATCGCGATCACGATCTTCCTCCTGGTCATGGCCGCGCTGATGATCCCCGGCGGCAAGCTGACCGACCTCTACGGCCGCAAGCGCTGCCTCCTGGTCGGCCTGGTCATCTACGGCATCGGCGCCCTGCTGAGCGCCGCCGCCCCGGGTCTGGGCGTACTGATCCTCGGGAACTCGATCCTGGAAGGCGTCGGAACGGCCCTGCTCATTCCGCCCGTCTACATCCTCACCACGCTCATCTTCACGGACCTGACCTCTCGGGCCCGTGCCTTCGGCGTCATCATGGCGCTGGGCGGCATCGGCGCCGCCGCCGGGCCGCTGATCGGCGGGCTCATCACCTCGTGGCTGAGCTGGCGTGCGGCCTTCGTGTTCCAGGCCCTGGTCATCGTTGTGATCATCGTGCTGAGCCGGGGCCTGCGGGACCCGCTGCCACCCGACCCGACGCGCCCCTTCGACGTCACTGGAGCGGTCCTCTCGGCCACCGGACTCATCCTCGTCGTCATGGGCATCCTCGCGGCCGACAACAACGTCTGGCTGATGATCGCCCTGCTCGTCCTGGGCGCCCTCGTGCTCCTCTGGTTCTTCCTGTCCGTACGGGCCAAGGAGCGGGCGGGGAAGGAACCCCTGCTGTCGACCAGCCTGTTCCGCGACCGCACCTCCAACCTGGGCCTCGTCACGCAGAACGTCCAATGGCTGCTGCTGATGGGTTCCTCGTTCACCATCGCCGCCTACCTCCAGGTCGTGCGCGGCTACGACGCGATCCAGACCGGCGTCGTCTTCACCGCGGCCACCCTCGGCCTGCTCGTGTCTTCGCTCGCCGCCGAACGACTCGCCTCGCGGCGGCCCCAGCGGACCCTCATCATGACCGGCTTCATCGTCACCATCGCCGGCGTCGTCATCCTGATAGCGATGGCCGGCTCCTCCCCGAACCCCTGGGCCCTGACCCCCGGACTGCTGCTGATCGGACTGGGCCTCGGCGTGATGCTGACCCCCTCCGTCAACATCGTCCAATCGAGCTTCCCCGAAGAGCGGCAGGGCGAGATATCCGGCCTCTCCCGCAGCGTGTCGAACCTCGGTTCCTCCCTCGGCACGGCGGTCGCCGGCACCATCCTCGTCGCCGGCCTGACCACCGGCGCCTACGCCGCCGCAATGATCACGCTGGCCGTGATCGGACTCGCCGGACTCGCCGCGGCCGTGCTCCTCCCCGGGCGGCCGTCTCCGGCCGCCGCGCGCCCGGAGGGCGATCTTGGCGGGTCGAGCCGAGAATGA
- a CDS encoding DUF6002 family protein, whose amino-acid sequence MLLENALVHYYEEVRAALRDLLGNPGDTAADEFTPGVELPELTPQMRDYLSVSAVAHSPLPAYRGKSLALLDLTKNPATMTTKTFASLVIVARAVRFIQDTGQRVTIVTPSSANKASAMRDAVLRAIESGLVRADQLNVVVIVPEGSVGKLRGSELHTDPELRARNPIAVYSGDNPGTVKTIARGFVDQYGRQLEVDRKTNVWYTLQLENYLAADVVRALAESEFFPAAADEPRLHVHAVSSAYGLLGHAYGRTTLPAEVRDRTPASQYFLVQHLGAPDMVLSVYNDGSTDPRHLPSYAYQDDTGLFTQDENPRFPAVTFDPRETLDPTFYTRNPPTSERMNELIHGQGGGGIVVSLAECLARYGQARAFLAEAGIRLPANPTAVREWSLVMAVVGILNAIDRGLVPQNDILVHGSGSYAAGDFASMTVRDAHRVQDVEAMRQLVLDATDL is encoded by the coding sequence ATGCTCCTCGAAAACGCCCTCGTCCACTATTACGAAGAGGTCCGGGCGGCTCTGCGGGACCTGCTGGGGAATCCGGGCGACACGGCCGCGGACGAGTTCACGCCCGGCGTCGAACTGCCCGAACTGACGCCGCAGATGCGCGACTACCTCTCGGTCTCCGCCGTCGCGCACTCGCCCCTGCCGGCCTACCGGGGCAAGAGTCTGGCGCTGCTGGACCTGACGAAGAACCCCGCGACGATGACGACGAAGACCTTCGCCTCGCTCGTCATCGTGGCCCGGGCCGTCCGCTTCATCCAGGACACCGGCCAGCGCGTCACCATCGTCACGCCGTCATCGGCCAACAAGGCCAGCGCCATGCGCGACGCGGTCCTGCGGGCCATCGAATCGGGCCTGGTCCGGGCCGACCAGCTCAACGTCGTCGTGATCGTGCCGGAAGGCTCGGTCGGCAAACTGCGCGGCTCGGAGCTCCACACCGACCCCGAGCTGCGGGCGCGCAACCCGATCGCGGTGTACAGCGGCGACAACCCCGGGACGGTGAAGACCATCGCCCGCGGCTTCGTCGACCAGTACGGCCGGCAGCTCGAAGTCGACCGGAAGACCAACGTCTGGTACACGCTGCAGCTGGAGAACTACCTGGCCGCGGACGTGGTCCGGGCACTGGCCGAGTCGGAGTTCTTCCCGGCCGCGGCAGACGAGCCCCGCCTGCACGTGCACGCGGTGTCCAGCGCGTACGGCCTGCTCGGGCACGCCTACGGCCGGACGACGCTCCCCGCCGAGGTCCGCGACCGGACCCCCGCCTCGCAGTACTTCCTGGTCCAGCACCTCGGCGCCCCGGACATGGTCCTGAGTGTCTACAACGACGGCTCCACGGACCCGCGCCACCTGCCCTCGTACGCGTACCAGGACGACACCGGGCTCTTCACCCAGGACGAGAACCCGCGGTTCCCCGCGGTCACGTTCGACCCCCGGGAGACGCTCGACCCGACCTTCTACACCCGCAACCCGCCCACCTCGGAGCGGATGAACGAGCTGATCCACGGGCAGGGCGGCGGCGGCATCGTGGTGTCCCTGGCCGAGTGCCTCGCCCGGTACGGACAGGCCCGGGCCTTCCTCGCCGAGGCCGGCATCCGCCTCCCGGCGAACCCGACCGCGGTCCGCGAATGGTCGCTGGTCATGGCCGTCGTCGGCATCCTCAACGCCATCGACCGGGGCCTGGTACCGCAGAACGACATCCTCGTCCACGGCTCCGGCAGCTACGCGGCCGGCGACTTCGCGAGCATGACCGTCCGCGACGCCCACCGCGTCCAGGACGTCGAGGCCATGCGGCAGCTGGTCCTCGACGCCACGGACCTGTAA